The Lates calcarifer isolate ASB-BC8 linkage group LG24, TLL_Latcal_v3, whole genome shotgun sequence sequence TATTCTGATAAAGTTAATCTCTAGAAGGGCGATGGAAGATCTAAGAGGCAagtgaggaaaacaaaatcattCATAAAGGGGGCCTTCCAGCTCCACGTTTTTATCCTCAGAATCCACTAAAGCAGCTTTGCATAaattactgtaaaaacattttttaagtgttgttgttttcagccacaAGGAATAGTACAACATTACCCCAATACAGCCTCTACTGGCCAAAAGTGagtattacaacaacaaacactgggGGGGGTGGGTGGTTTCTCTTGTGTTTAGTCATAAACAGGAGAAACATCTTATTTGCCTCTCAGCACTTTAGTACAAGTAAAACTCGACTTTCTGTATTTGTCATTGTGCGCTGATCTGATGAAAAACTGCACTAACATTTCTCTTGTCCTCAGCTGTATTAAAAACTGAGCGACCTGATAGCTGAATGGTGCCACATGGGCCCTAGCGCACTGAGCAGCTGGTTCGACTCCCGATCCGGCCAAacctgcatgtcattcccctgctctctctccatatttcctgtctctctccattgTCCCAtccaataaaggcaaaaaggcCCAAAACAAAGATAACAGACGGGTACAGTTATCTGAAACAGATTTGATAAAGTTTAACTGCTTCATGTACAACTACAACTGGTGATCCAGAATAAGGAATAAAACACACGCAGACTTTTATCCAGGTGAGCTGCTGTACCTGAGTGTGCAGGGATCCTCTTGGTGACTGTGTTGCTGAGCAGGTCCCACAGCAGGAGGTCACCAGGACTGACCCCCACACAGGACGGAGTTCCCGTCCCAGCagaaacacctggaaacacacacacagacgctgcTGAGTCCTTCAGCAAGAAGACTGGACTTTTACAGAGACCAGTGCAGAGCTCAGTTCTTTGAGACTTGAATACAACAGAAGTTAAAGCTATGAATGTTGTGTTATGATTAAATAGATTATACATTATTCTCATTTATGTATGACTTCTAGGAGCATCAATACTGTGACATCTCTGTACATGTATAGGTGAGCGTGATTTtacctctgctcctcctcagcttTCACAGATGAGATCACCATTCCTGTCTGGACGTCAATCACCTTCATGCAGGAGTCAGCACCAACGCTCAGAACGTGTCGACTGTCTGAGGGTGCAAACAAATACAGTCCAGGTGACTCAAAGCTTTTACTGTCAGTTGTTAACTTGGTTTAACCAGTATCACAGCACAACTTTGTTCACACGTCAACTGTATGTCATTTTTtcacttactatactatggtgtttattgacttttttttaaatgccatactatactatgacattttttgtcactttttaaagccttacttaaacatacacatactgtgtttgtttaacatGTACCTGGACTGAAGGCCGTGTGGTGGATGGTTGCAGTGTGGCAGTGGACTTGCTGCAGAGTGTTGTAGCTGCTGGTATCCCAGATGGTGACAGCCCCGTCTTTACAGCCTGACACCAGCAGAGTCCCAGCTGGATTCAGACCAATAGTGTTCACCTGAACATGGAGgccacaacagcaacacaacaggTCACATATAGATCAGTGTTCATTTTCTGTGATGTTCAGTATCATGACTGTGTTTAGCTCTCAAGgtaatttgattttgttttttaggaTTTTTTAACTATTTGTGTagatttgtgaaaaaaatgctACATTAAACTAAATATAAGACAGAGTTAACATCCTCACTCACCCCAGAATCATGTTCCAACTCAGCCAGCAGCTGAAACTGGGATCTTTTGTGACTGGAGGAGCCATCAGATGCACACTGCCAGAcctgagagaaaaataacacaactCACTGGTCTCATTTAGATCACAGCATAAACCATAACACGAATACACGGCACATGCAGCACTCAGGGACCTGGATAGAGGAGGCACAGTTTGAAGCAGGACTACAGACTCTCTCTGGAGATATCTACAGCTTCAACACTCCTCATACCTGGACACATGTGAAACCTCATAGAGctacatgaggaaaaaaatgcttCTTGTTGGAAATGTTAAAGTAAAAATGGCACATTTATACACACGCTCTGCAGCTGTCCAAAAAGTCAGACCTGCTTTGCTGAGGGGATTCAAACAGCAGCTTAAACTGTCATTTAATTGTCACATGTGGTACAGGATATTTTTGAGTACCAACAGTGTATATTTCTTTTaccattattattaatttagaAGATACATAGTCAGTCATAAAAACCTTACTTCTGTAGAAATATGTCCATGtacatatgtgtctgtgtgtacatgtactgGATACTGTGCAATATATGCATTCActgtactgttaaaaaaaagttatacaTGCACCACATGTCTCTGCCATAATGATGTCATGTTGTTGTATCgttaacatttttaattgacCCTTAACTTGTCCATGTGACAAAATGTTTCATGGCtaattaataaatacataaaacatcacaGAGCAGCATCACCCCATAAAAgttatttagtttttactttGACGGTGGAGTCCCACGACGCCGTGTAGAGTCGCTCATCAAACCAACACATTTTGCTGACGGCATCATCGTGACCCATTAGCGTGTCCTGCCTCCTGCCGTACGGGATGGAGTAGAAATACCTGGAGGACAGGAATGTTGTTGTTAGCAGGAGACAGCAGGAGAAAATCAAACCACATCAAACATGCTGATATACCGTACATACACGTTGTTGTCCCACGACGAACACGCCACAGTTTTACCGTCTGCCAGCATCAAACATGAGGATAAGGCCTGAAACACAGTGAAGCGGTccagagagagtcagagtcagatcACAGGGAGAGACGATGAACAGGAAGCAAAGTAGAGCTGCGTACCATGTTGGAGAAGGACATGCTTCTCTGGAACTCCTTCAGCTCTTTGGAGAACATCTTCAGAGTTGAATCTGGAATGAGGAGTTGAACAGTCAGCTCTGAGAACAGCTTTATCCTCTGGACCTTCACTTAgattatactgtaaaatattccTTAAGAGAGTCAGAGCCTGTCTCCTGAGCCTCTATAATAATCAGTTTTTGTCTCTGGGTAGAAGATATTTTTTAAACCTTGGGATGTGGAGAAAATAGCTGCTCCATCTCGGGTCACAGTGATGCCAGTCACAGCCCTGTACAGTTAACACAACATGATTTTAGGTTAGTCACACCCAGACTACTACAATCAGTAAAGAcaaaactgttgtttgttttattttctaaactgGAGTGAGtagtttcatttcacttcacacCAGCATACGTGGACTGGTAGTGTAGTTGTACTTGTTATTACATCCGCCAACCAGATGCCTCCTGACTCACTCTTTATGGACCTTGTGGCTGGAGACCAGTGTTAGGTTGCCCATGTTTGCCCAGGCCAACTTCCTGCTCTCCTCAGTCAGGTCCTCAAAGGATGAGTCCTCGCTCTGAGAGACTGGAAAACAACAGAGGGGTAACAGCTGGAGCGACGTGTGGAGATGTGTTGGAAAAAGCATGAACACTGGGTTAGAGAGCAGTGGATCTTTTTGTCACTGCACTGATTTCCCCAACAGTTTATACATATTAGCAACAAATGAAGCTCTTCACTGATTAATGTAATACATCTGATGTTTGCACATCAGCATTAATCACAGTGGTGCAGCATCACAGCCCTCTACAGAGATGTTATATTGTGTAATACTGTTTCTTCAGTCTACCTGGAGACAGCtcactgacaggtgaggtgTTGCTGGAGCTTCGAGTGATGTTCTGAAAGCGTGGTGTGATCCTCTGAGGGTGGGGGCTGCTGAACAGCTGAGTGGGTGTCTGGCCAAACTCCAGGATCTGCGTCAGCATGGCGATCCTCTCGTCAGGGTCCTCGATGCTTTGCGGAGAGACAGGCAGGAAGGGGGAAAGTTTGGTGAATGATGCTAAAGTAAATATTTGGAATATTAATTCATGAGGGGTTTTAGTTGATACCTGTCACAGTCAATGCCGCCTTCATAGGTCAGAGGGTGAAACACTGaaagacacagatacagacGTCAGAGTTTGTCCAGTTGTGGTGGGTTTGATGTTGACGATGTCTGCTGGGTATTTTACCATTGTGAGCTGCCACTGCTTCACTGCCTCTCTGCTTGAAGCCAAACACCAGGTCAATCCACTCATGAAGGTGCTCTGACACATACTGACTCTCCAGTGCCGTCCTGTGCTTCTGAAGAAAATCACTGGCATCTGGAACGACGACAGACACCACAGTAAGCATGCAGCAGAAAGATGATGTTACATTGTCTGGTGGATGAGGGGGGTGAGGGCCACgtgacaaaaagcaaaaagcaaaaagcatgTGACACCTGGGTCAGAAGTTACCTGAGGCCCACGGTGGGGGAACAACGTCACCGACTAAGCTCCCATTCTGCCTTCGGCCCAGATCcagattcagtttgttttccaaGAAGCTGCAGTCATTCCCATAAAACTCTGGGATCAGCTACATGACGGCAGAAAAATTGTGATTAAATTGATcagaaaaatttaaaaaatctcgAAGCTCCAGTGTCCTACAGCGATGATAATAAATAAGCTCTTTATCTACCATTTTTAAGGTTTGTTTCCTCAAAGATTCTGTTGGTTCAGCCTCCACAGAGAGACCTTTTCTAACTTATTTAAAGTTTGCTGAGCTGTATTTAAAGGTGTACTATACAGGACTTGTAGGTTGCTGCTTGTAGACCTGATAACAGGAGAGACCTGTTATGACCTCTGCTAGGTCATAAGTGATGGTTGAGAGGGATTATTTTTGTGAgtctatttattgtttttcaggAAAATCCTGCACAGTATACCTTTAATGGTTTCTTGGTTCCTTTAAATTATATTACAGTGCAAATGATTGAAAAACACAGGTTTACTGAATCTGGTCAATATACAGTCTAACTTAACATTTTGTTAATTAGATCCTTATGTTACCTCTTTAAAGTCAGTTGCTCCCTCTAAGCAGTTTTTCCATGTTTCACCTATGCTGTAAGAAAAACATCAGGTCTGTTCATACCAAAACACAGAGCTCAATACACTATATTTAATACGGCCATTCATGCAAtacaactgtttttatttacagtttatagTGTTACAgattaaatagaaatataacaCTCTATGCACCTTTTTTATAGCACTCATGAACTGTATCCAATCAATCATCTGATGGTTCAGTGTCAACAAATACTTCAGTCAATCAGTTGTTTTAGTTCAACACAAAGAAATGGAGTCAACTCATCAGCATGTTACATTAAGGAACTTGTCTGATACCTGTTAAACATGCGATCTGCATGGTCGTAGCGGCCGTTCTGGAGACACAGCATGTGCTCTGGAGCTGCAGGGAGAACAAAACATTATCAGgatgattaaaacaaactgatctgttttttttatttgtctaaacACAGTGAATGTGAGTTGCGTGTACAGTGGATTCATACAGGCTGTGCATTAATGCATCAGTATGTGACGTACCGACTCTGACCAGGTAGAAGAGGACGTAACCTGGAGATGAGTAGTGGCTGCCATACATGAAGCGAGGTTCAGGCATGCCTTTGTAACGAGCCTGTGAAAAGAGAACAGGTCTGAGGTCAGTGGGCGGAGACGGTCACAGTCCAGAGacaaggtcacagcagagaagccaGAGTCTCACCAGCAGTCTGTCCAGGCGCTCTCTGTTCAGGGCTCCCACTGGTTTGCTCAGATCTCTGAACGTGGCAGCATTTGTCAGATCTACGAGACGGAGAAAAGAACTGAATCTTCACTGAGCTGCACGTTAAACTGTGACTCCCACACACAGCATTTCAAACACAGTTCAGTCAGGTGGAGGCCTGTTGACCCACCTAACT is a genomic window containing:
- the nsmaf gene encoding LOW QUALITY PROTEIN: protein FAN (The sequence of the model RefSeq protein was modified relative to this genomic sequence to represent the inferred CDS: deleted 1 base in 1 codon), with amino-acid sequence MAFLKTHERTKERFSLLLLDLEEYYFEQHTAYHVTSSSKKERKIRGSFKVCSRSIIFDPEDLTEPILKIPLRDCKEIEFVEKENNPFNEPRPSAISISCGQVISIKESNVIAPYRNDRGAKKMTFQLEVWSKTEDVVQTLLQLHRASCLEKLGDQTAMIAANLQSRLARSSFDKNCFQNVAERPHMECAVEMVLPLVSNPGHVCITDENLYFQPLNGYPEHVIQIKLNRVRRIYKRRHGLRPLGLEVFCTENDFCSDIYLKFYNTADRDEIYYYIATFLENHMTEHTAESYMLQWQRGHLSNYQYLLHLNNLADRSCNDLSQYPVFPWVIADYTSSQLDLTNAATFRDLSKPVGALNRERLDRLLARYKGMPEPRFMYGSHYSSPGYVLFYLVRVAPEHMLCLQNGRYDHADRMFNSIGETWKNCLEGATDFKELIPEFYGNDCSFLENKLNLDLGRRQNGSLVGDVVPPPWASDASDFLQKHRTALESQYVSEHLHEWIDLVFGFKQRGSEAVAAHNVFHPLTYEGGIDCDSIEDPDERIAMLTQILEFGQTPTQLFSSPHPQRITPRFQNITRSSSNTSPVSELSPVSQSEDSSFEDLTEESRKLAWANMGNLTLVSSHKVHKEAVTGITVTRDGAAIFSTSQDSTLKMFSKELKEFQRSMSFSNMALSSCLMLADGKTVACSSWDNNVYFYSIPYGRRQDTLMGHDDAVSKMCWFDERLYTASWDSTVKVWQCASDGSSSHKRSQFQLLAELEHDSGVNTIGLNPAGTLLVSGCKDGAVTIWDTSSYNTLQQVHCHTATIHHTAFSPDSRHVLSVGADSCMKVIDVQTGMVISSVKAEEEQRCFCWDGNSVLCGGQSGDLLLWDLLSNTVTKRIPAHSGAVTAMWMNDLCSTVITGGEDRQMIFWKLQS